The stretch of DNA TGAAGTGTCAGAGAATTTTTCTTTAAACGCATCAAATGAACCGAAGTTCGCATTGATTGCTTCCGCCAAAGCACCGGTGGGTTGGCCGCCACCTTTTGGTGAAAGACAGTTCCAAAAGAAAGTGTGATTCCAGATTTGCGCGCCGTTATTAAAGATCGGACCAGTTGCTTTTTTAGTGATCTCTTCTAAAGATTTGCCTTCCCATTCAGTACCGGGAACAAGTTTGTTTAAGTTATCAACGTAAGTTTTGTGATGCTTTCCATAGTGGTACTCCAAAGTCTCTTTCGACATATGGGGCTCAAGAGCATTCATTTCATAAGGTAATGGTGGTAGTTCATAAGGCATGAGATTTCTCCTTCATTTAGCTTTCATTTATGAATCTACTATTAGCCATCCCCACCGGCCGTGGTAGCTGTTTGTTGATATATTGGCAAGAATTTGAAATTTGGACGGTTTATTGACGGATAGGGCGAGGGATGACATAGTGCTTTGATGCAAGACGTAACTCTCGACCTGCTTTCCCAGAATTTATCCATCAACATCGTCAACTTGCGTAAAAAACGCAAGATGACCCAGTCCGCGCTGGCGAAGATCTCGGGCATTCCGCGATCCACTTTGGCTAGCATGGAATGTGGGATGGGAAATCCTTCACTGCAAAACTTAGCCAAGGTGTGCGAAGCCCTGCATGTGTCTTTTGAAGAGCTGCTAGCGACCCCCAGATCTTCGGTAAAATTAATACGTAAAGAAGACATTCCTACCAATCGGCGGGCCAAAGGAAACGTCCTGGTTTACAAATTACTTCCCGACGCCATCCCAGGGATGGCGATTGATCGCATCGAGCTTGAGGCGGGTGCACGCATGGGCGGTATTCCGCATTCCACCGGAACAAAAGAATATCTTCATTGCGTGGAAGGCCACATCACAGTGGCGGTGAATGGAGTGACTTTCGAACTTCGCACGGGCGATGTTTTAGCTTTCCCCGGAGAGTCCGCGCATTCCTATTTAAATCACGGATCCAAAAAAGCCGTTGGGATCAGTGTTGTTACTTTATCAACGTTGTGATGGGATGGGCTTATGAATCTTTTTGCTGATAAGATTGTCGATTTTAAGAATGCTTCCTCCACCGAAATGGCTCACGCATTCGTGGACATCGCTTTTCTGGATACCGCGCTCACTTACCTTTTAGATGAACAGTGGCTGCATAAAGATCAAGAGCTTGCAGAGATCGTCACCTCACTCTTTGCTCGCGAGCTGGCCTCTTTAGATCATTTAAGGTCGCAGTTAGATTTAAGTTCCAAAAAATCGATAAGGGCTGCGCAAGCTGAAGCCTTAAAGACCCAAGAAGATTTATTGCTTTTTATTAAAATCCGCGCTGATCAAGAACAAAAAATATTTCTAAGGGAAGCCCTGCAAAAAATGTCAGGGCTTTTTAGTTTCGAAACCTTGTTGCAAAATGAACGCAAAGTTAAAAACGAACACTTGGGATTTTCGCTGTATCGCACATTTGACGGCTTAGATAAAATTTTTGATCTTGATTACGAGGCTGATATTGGGATGAAGCAAGATCTTGCGGTGAAAGAACGTCTTTATGAAGGCGCCGGTGTTGGGGTGCAGTCTGGATATTCCACGGTCTTAACGGCCTTAAAAAATTTAAATCTCAAGGCCGGGGATCGCTTCATTGATTTAGGTTCCGGGTATGGACGTGTGGGCTTGGTCGTGGGATTGATGCATCCCGAAGTGGACTTTATCGGATACGAATATGTTCCTCACCGTGTGGACATTTCTAAGCACACGACCGAGCGTTTAGAGATGACAAATCACGTTCACTTTCAAACGCAAGATTTATCACTGAAAGAATTCCACATCCCGGAAGCGGAAATCTATTATATGTATGATCCGTTTTCTGAAGAAACCTATGGGCACGTTCTTTCCCAGCTGATTAAATTTTCTAAATACCGCAAAATCACCATCATCACCAAAGGCAACGCCCGCGGGTGGTTGCTAGATGTCGTTCGTAAAGAAGGCTGGCTTTCGCCACAAGAATTCGATAGTGGCAACCTGTGCCTGTTCACCAGTCGGTAGACGGCGCGTTGCTCGGATAACATTTAGTTTGAACAACGATTTTCATTTAAACGATTCTTTTCTTTGCATTGCGCTTAGAAATTCCTTCCCCATAGTTGCTGCGAAACCAGATGCTCGCTTTGGCGCGAAGGCTCCAAAGACGAGTGCGCCCAAAACAAATGAAAGCACGGCACTACTTTCTTCGACATTCAGGCTGCCGGAAGATAGAGCCTCGATGGAGTTAATTTCTGTATCAAGATAATGCTTAATTTTATCCATTAAACTTTTGTCTCGCAGTCCTTCTGCCAAAATGCCAACCCAACATTTTGCGGCGATAGTATTGGCTTTTTCATCTAGCTTTAGAGCCGCATCGATATAACTCTCTAGATTGGGAGCTTTTTCTGAGCTTCGTTCTTTCAAGTTTCTTCTGAAGTCTATTAGTAAGGTATTGAGTAGTTCGAGAAGCATTTCTTTCTTATCGCTAAAGTGATGATGAAGAAGCCCTGGGGACAGATTAGCTTCCTCGGCTACGGCTAAAATGGTCGCTCCCGCATACCCATGCTGAGCCAAAACTCTGGCAAAAGCTCTTATTATTTCAGCGCGGCGTTCGTTTTTGAGACTTTTTCTTCCCATAGATTGGTTGTACAACCAATCTATATCTTCGACAATTAAATTGCGAGGAGGACATATGGAAAGGAAATATACCGATTTAAAACCTGAGGAAGTAGACTATATCCTAGTGAAGACTACGTCAGGTGGCCCTTTCAGCGAAGATGTTTTTTTTCTGATATTTTCAAAAGCCACTGATAGCTATTGGAAAATACCTCAGTCTTCGGACAAAAACTTTCTTGATTGGCTAAAGCAGTTTCCGGACGTGAATATGGAGCAATTCATCAAGAGCATGGGCTGTACAGAAGATAGGATTTTTATTTTGTATCGAGGCCTCGACTATCCTGTTCTGAGCGAACACAAAAAAGAAACTCTCAAAAATAGACTACTAAAGGTTCTTTCCGGAAACTTTGATGCCTCTCCAGAAGTTTTATACAAAATTGTCGACGACGTTTTTAATTGTTACCAAGAGAGTTCTCGTCACTATCATAACTTAGAGCATATTCAGAATTGTCTATGGGAACTTGATCAGTTGCAGGAGCCTGGAATCGACAAAGTAAGTATCGAATTGGCAATTTGGTACCATGACGTGATTTACTCGCAACTTTCAAAGACAAATGAACTCAAAAGCGCAAAAAAATTGAAAGAGACACTTGGGCGATTCAAATCGAAGGTAAGTCTTGATGATGCCTATCAAATGATTGTCGCATCGCCAAAAAACGGCCATGAGTTAACAAAAACAGCAAAGTATTTTATGGATATTGATTTTTCAATCCTTGGCCAAAGAGAACTCGAATACATGGCGTACAAACAAAATGTTCGCTTGGAATACCATCTTATTCCTACATTGATGTATAACTTCAAGCGCAAGGCTTTTTTGAAGAGTATACTCAAGCGAGGTGTTTTTTTGACCAAAGAATTTCGTGATAGGTACGAAGAGCAAGCGATCAAGAATATTAAATCTGAATTATCAAAGATGCCTCGTCTTTTTTATGTTATATAGTCCTTCATGATCTTTTCAACCCACTCCATGAATATCTGCACCCGTCGAGCAAGGTTTCGTCGGTGCGGATAAAGCAGGGACACGGGCATGGCTTCGGCGCGCAGCTTGGGCAAAACTTCGATAAGCTTTCCTTCGTCCATGTATGACTGCATACCCACAAGTGGAGTTTGAATAATTCCTAAGCCCGCAAGGCAAGCGGCCGTATACGCTTCTGAGTTATTCACAGTCACCGGGCCAGCGACCGCGCGGCTGACGTATTTCTCTCCGTCAAAGTATTCAAAACCAAACGGCTTCATGCCCAATGTGGGTGAATAGTGAACCATTTGGTGTTCGTCTAAATCTTCAATTTTTTTCGGACGACCAAACTTTTTGATGTATTCGGGGCTAGCGACATTCACTAACGTTAGATTACCAAGGTGTCGCGCAATCAATCCGGAGTCCTCCAGTGTTCCTACCCGGATCACACAATCAAAACCTTCACGGATTAAATCCACTTTGCGATCGGTCGAACTGACTTCGACTTGCACGCCCGGGAATTCTTTTAAAAATTCGGGTAAGCGGGGAAGGACTAATGATTTCGCCATCCCGGCTGACATATCCACACGGATGCGGCCGGTGATATTCGTGGTGCCTTGGACGAACATGGTTTCAATGTCTTCAACATCCGATAAAAGATCTTTACAGCGTTCAAAAAAAATCGTTCCGTCTTGGGTCAATTGAACTTTTCTGGTGGTGCGATGAAAAAGCCTGGTGCCCAAAGAGGACTCTAATTCTTGCACGGCCGAAGATATTGTGGCCTTGGGCAAGCCCAATCCTTCCGCGGCGCGGGTGAAGCTTGCGGCCTCGGCCACGCGGACAAAAACTTTCATGGTTTGCAATTTATCCATACTACAGTCCTCATTGTTCAAAAATCACGAACAGTATGTCCATAATAGGCATCTTTATTCAAGGCTAGAAAAGGCCTAATCTTAATTCATAAGGTTCATAATTTTTTAAAAAGGAGCATATATGAAAATCGCATTAATCACCGGTGGCAGTCGTGGACTTGGAAAAAATATGGCGACTCATTTGGCGAAAGATGGAACAGCCGTTATTTTTACTTATCACAGCAATGTGAAAGAAGCGCAAAACGTGGTGGCCGAAGTTGAAAAAAATAGGGGACGTGCTCATGCGTTGCAATTAGACGTTAGTAAAAGCAGCACCTTTGCAAAGTTCGCGGAAGATTTGCGCGCGGTTTTGAAAGATAAATTTAATACCGACTCTTTTGATTTCTTGGTGAATAACGCCGGTACAGGTTTAAATGCACCGGTCACAAGTACCACCGAAGAACAATTTGATGAATTGATGAACATCCACTTAAAAGGTCCCTACTTTTTAACGCAAAAACTTTTGCCGCTAATGAAAGACGGTGGTCGTATTTTAAATGTGTCCTCGGGGTTGGCGCGTTTTGCGGTTCCGGGTTATTCTGCTTATGCCTCGATGAAAGGTGGCATTGAAGTTTACACTCGCTATTTAGCCAAAGAATTAGGACCCAGAAAAATTTCCGTGAACGTTTTGGCTCCTGGCGCTATTGAAACTGATTTTGGGGGCGGGCACACGCGAGATAATCCGCAAGCTAATGCATTTGTTTCTTCGGTGACGGCGTTGGGTCGAGCGGGATTGCCTGATGACATCGGACCGGTTGTGGTCGCATTACTTTCGGAAGGCACTGCTTGGATTAATGGACAACGCATTGAAGCTTCCGGCGGAATGTTTATTTAATAACTGAAGATTTAAATTTTTGTAAATGAATCCTCTCGTGATAGCCTGGGTAAAATCTTAGCCCCTATCACGAGAGGATTTTTTTTATGGAAACACAAGAGCTTCATCGCGGACGTTTGATTGATCACATTCAACTTGTAGTTAAAGATCTTGCCGCAAGTAAAAAATTTTATTCTGCAGCTTTGAAATCTTTAGATGTGCCAATGGGTGGGGAGGGGCCGGGATTTTTTTGGTTTGATGAAGTTTTTGTTTCCGAACTTGAAAGCCCAGCTTCATCGATGGGGAAGTTAACAGGCCGTACCCATCTAGCCTTTCAGGCCCGTGATCAAAAAATGGTCGAAGCTTTTTATAAAGCCACGCTTGAAGCGGGGGGAAAAGATAACGGGGCTCCGGGTATTCGCCAGTATCACCCGGGTTATTATGCGGCTTTCGTGATTGATCCGGATGGAAATAATATCGAAGTGGTCTTTCATGGTCCCGCTAAAAGATCTGCGAGCTCAGTGAAGATTGAGTTTTAATGCTATGAAAAATTAAGTAATTTCATATACTTAATTAAAGATAAAAATTATCCTTGATATCCTCCTAATTAAAGATATAAAATATCCTTAATTAGGAGGAGTCATGAGTACTCGCATTAACTATAACAAACACGCCCCAAAACAAGTTGAAGCTTTAATGGCCTTAGAAAGCGCTATTGCTGCTTCGGATATCGATAAAAATTTGAAAGACCTTATTAAGCTGCGCGCGTCTCAGTTAAACGGCTGCCTGTTCTGCATGGACATGCATTCCAAAGAAGCCATTAAACACGAAGAGCGCTTGCTTCGTTTAATCCACCTTCCCGGATGGCGTGAATCCAGCCTTTTCACTGATAAAGAAAAAGCGGCCTTAGAGTGGACAGAGCTTTTAACTAAAATCGGTGCGCACGGCGCTGAAGACGAAGATTTCAAAAAAATCTCGGCTCATTTTTCAGAAAAAGAAGTTGTGGATTTGACTATGGCGATCGCGGCGATTAATGCTTGGAACCGTCTGGGCGTTGCCTTCCGCAGTGAACCGGGCACTTTTGATAAATTCTTTGGTTTGGATAAATTAGGATTGTCTTAGATGTTATTAAGAAACCAGGTCGAGTGGGCCATCCATTGTTGTGCAGTTCTTGGGTCTTTGCCGCCGGATCGTTATCTAGCGACAAAAACTTTGGCAGAATTTCATGGAGTGCCTAAAGAGTATCTTTCAAAAGCCCTGCAGGCCTTAGCGCAAGCAGGGGTTCTTGTCGGGACTCTTGGTCCCACGGGAGGCTATCGCCTGGCAAAAGAAGCAAAAGATATCACCTTCTTAGATATCGTAGAAGCCATCGAAGGAAAAAAGAAAACCTTTGAGTGCGAAGAGATTCGTAACAACACGCCTTGTCTTAAGGGTAAGAAAAAATCGACGGGCGTGTGCGCCGTCGCCAGAGTCATGTATCGTGCTGACGAAGCCTGGCGAAAAGAGTTGCGTTCTAAGAGTCTTGCGGAACTCATCCAGGACGTCATAGATCAAGTTCCTGCGGACCTTTTAAAAGCCAACGCGGAATGGCTGATGGATCCAAAATAAATATAAATAATTAATAATCTAAGGAGATGACATGTCTAAAGTAGAAAAAGTTCTATACAAAGCAGAAGCCACTTCAACTGGAGGCCGTGAAGGCCGTTCGGTATCAAGTAACGGAGTTCTTGATGTTAAATTGACTACGCCAAAAGAACTTGGTGGTATGGGCGAGCAAGGAACTAATCCAGAACAGCTTTTTGCTGCGGGTTATTCGGCCTGCTTTTTAGGTGCCATGAAATTTGTGGCGTCTAAAGAAAAAGTCACCCTTCCCGCCGAAACTAGCATCAAAGCTATCGTGGGTATTGGTCCAATCCCAACAGGATTTGGTATCGAAGCTGAGTTGCAAATCACAGTACCGGGAGTAGACCGCGCTGTTGTGCAAGGGATTGTGGAAAAAGCCCACATCGTGTGCCCCTATTCAAATGCCACTCGCGGAAATATCAACGTCACTTTGACCGTGAACTAGTTTTCATTGTTTGAAAAATAAAAAACGACGCCTTATCGGGGCGTCGTTTTTATTTTTAGATCTACAAAAAACTGAATTAGAAGCTTCCGATGGTATTCATCCAGGTCGCAGCCTGTACGGGGGCGATCCATGTTTCATAAGTACGCTGATATCGTGCCTTCCCATCATCAAAAGTAACAACCAATTCATTGATTGTCTGCACAAGCGCGGCTTCTTGCGCACGGAATGGCTTTAGCGCCTCTTGGATAGAGGCTAGCTTTTGTGCCGCCTGGTCACGCTTAAGTGTTTTTGCCGCAAGATCTTTAGTAAGCTCCTCAATTACGGGTTTGATTTTTTTTAAACTCGATTCAGTGCTAACAATCGTACTTTTTGATTTTGCAATCGCTTTTTCAAGATCACTTAACTGCGCGGCCGCGGCTTTGTACTCTCCTTCGATGCGATCAAAATCAAGTTGTATGCGTGCCGTATCTCTTTTTTGAATTGAATCCGCCAAAGCGGCTTCTAAAGAAGGCCTTTGCGCTTGCAGTTTCGGCACCTGATCTCGACTGTAGCTGAGCTCATTACGCAAATCCGGAAGAATATTGCTGATTTGGTTGTGACGATTCTGCAAAGAATCCAAATCCGACTGTAAAGAGCGGTATCTTCTTTCCGCATCATCAGCGTCGCTTTCTAAGCTGCGTTTTTTTCTTTCAATTTCAGACATAATACTGCGAGCACGGCTTTCCGCTTCTCTTTGGGCGTTATTGGCATTGTTAATGGCACTTCGAGAACGTTGCTCTGCTTGGCTGGCTTGATTTTCATGTTGGCGAATCTCGTTTTGGATTGAATCACAGTTTTGCGGTGGATTTTGGTTTTGGCAATGGTTTAAGCGAGCTTGGGCTGCTTGTTGAGCGGTGCGGGAGTTGCGCGCCTCATTGGCGTAACGGTTTCCTTCGTCACGGTATCTTTCGGCATCCCGTAATCTATTGCTATAAGTAAAGTCGCTGCGCAATTCACGATCGTATTCCCAACGAACGTTATAGCGATCAGCCTCGCTTTGTTTTGATTGATAATTGCTGCGCGCACGGTCCACATCATAACTTAAGCTGCTTATACGCGAAGCAAGATTGCTTTGCTCATTGCGTAGGCGCGGGATTTCGCTTTCAAGGTCTGAAATGCGGCTTTGGTAGTTTCGGGTGTCGCGGATATTTTTATTTAATGCCGATTGCTTGGTGTCAACGTCGGCAACATAAGAGGCAAACTGTTTACGAAGGGGCTCGTAAATAGCTTGTTTGTTTTTGGCGTTTTCTTGAGTTGCCGGCAGGGCCGTTTGCTGGCTTTGGAGTTCACCCGTTGTTTGCGCCAGGGTTTGTTGCAGTTGGGCTTGGGTTGCTAGTTGTGTTTTAAGGGCGGCGTCCCCGCTGTCCCATCTTTTTTGGGCCGTGTTAAAAGTGTTCAAAGCCTCGGTTTCCTGGGCTAAAATTTTTGCTGAACCTTTGCGAAGGTCGGTAAGCTCTTTTGTTTTTAAAAGACCCGTGCGATACGCTTCAAAAGTCTTTTCATTTCCTAAGATCATTTCATCAACGGATGCATAATTTGCGGCGGCACCTTCTGTTTTTGCGTTTAGTTTTTTAAGGAAATCAAGTGGTAGGATTTCGCTTGCCTTAAGGCATGTCGCTGTTCTTTGTAAAGAAACCGAGGAACCCTTAAGCGAGATAATCACATGGGTCGATGCCCCTTGAACAGTCAGCGTGTTGGCGGCAGCAATATAATCAGCTAGCGGTGACCAACCGATCGGAGCATACCAATAAATAGAAGGCTGATCTGGCTGGGTTGAAGCTTTCCATAAGAAGAGGGGATAACTGACCTTGGATGAAACCTTGATAAGAAGCTGTGATTCAGGAGTTGCTTGGTCCCAAACTTTCAAAAGAAGTTGGGGCACAGTCGCGCGATCCTTGGTAAAGGATAGCAAAAGCTGGGTGCGATTTGTCCCTGCGGCTACATTCGTCGCGGCTTGGCAGGAGTCTTTCGCGAAGATCTCGTCGGTACCTTCTTGGACCATCCAGTCTTTATAAGCAATAGGCTCGGCCCAAGCAAAAGAGCTGCTTAGTAATGCCGCAAGAACAAACTTCAGTGGTTTCATTTTGTCTCCTTAAATTAATGACAGAAGACGTATTTACAAAACGAGTGCCAAGTTTTGTGATCTGTCACCCCCTGAACAGGGGGTATAAGAAAATATATCGAGGACAAGAATAAAATTTGAAGGTTTGATATTGATACTTAGTCAAAGCCTTGCTGTGCGAGAATTTTAAAACAAACATGAATATACTTGCGGACAGAACTTTTTTATCTGTGTCATGTGAACGATCTTAAATTTTAAAAATAATTGACCTCAATAAAGCTGATTTGCTGAAGTTTTTGTTCATAGACAAAGTTTTTAAACAACAACATGAGGTCATTGATGAAAAAGTTTGTATTGGTATCTGTCCTTTCTTTAATCGCGGCCACTCAGGCTCACGCTTCTAAAGCTCGTATCCAAGCTCTGCAAAAAGCGGAGTTCCTAAAAGATTCACAAACCGTGTTTGAAAATCCGGCACACGTAAATTCTTTGGGAAAATATCTGACGATGGAAATGGGTGGAACCACAAACACGTCAGCGCCTAAAGCGGAGGGTGGATTGTTTGCCGATGAGTTTGGCGCAAACATGGGTGTCTATGTGGGTCACTTAAGCCCGATTCAACAAAGCTTGCGCGCAGGAGCTACAGCCTCTGAAGGACAAAACAATCCAGTTGAAGTCTTTTACGCAAAAGACGGCTGGGGTGCTTCAGTAGCTCTTTCTAACTTTGAAGATAAAACAACAGACGTAAAAGAACAGTACCTAGCTCTTCGGTACGGTATCGATAAAGATGGCATGGAGCTTTCGGCAACTGTTGAAGCGATCGCAGTTTCAGAAACAGCGACAGATAAAACGGTCGGTGCTCCTTACGTGACTGTGAACTATGAAAGAGAAATGGGCACAAGCTATTTCTTCAGCAAATTGGCATGGGGTTCAGGTAAAAGAGAAGCGGCGGCTGGCGACACAAACGTAAACGATATTGGCGCTGAAGTGGGTATCTTAAGCCGTAAAATCAAAAACGTGTATTATGGCGCTTCTTTGTCTTATGCAAAACGTGAGATCGGTAAAGACATCACGGCGATGAATCTTCCGATTTTTGCGGGTGTTGAGGCTGATTTGACTTCTTGGTCGGTGGTCCGCGCATCAATTTCTCAAAGCTTCCTTCTAAGCAACACGCAAGACAAAAACCAAACAGCACCTGCTGATGCCGTTATCACAAATAAAAACGATACGACAGTGGCTGCGGGTCTTGGTTTGAAATACAACAACTTTGCTCTTGATGGTGTTGTGGCGGGTTCTACAACAGGTTCAATCAACGGTAACGACGTTCTAACTCAAGCATCTATTACTTATAACTTCTAACCTTTGGGCTTTAAGACTCAAAAATAGAAGGAGTTAAAGATGAAAAAAATTATTCTAACGGCAGCAAGCATTAGTTTGCTGCTAGGTGGATGCGGTGGCAAAGGTGGAAAGCTATCGGCAGCTGGGGGCACGGTTACTCAAGCTCAAGCGCTGGCGATTTTTTCTAATCAAAACATTTCGGTTGCGATGCAAAGCTTGGTTCCAAGCGGTAATCCAAATGCGCCGATTCAAATGCCGATCAACTTTGCCGGCATGTTTGATTCATGCACGACCAAGAATCCAGAAACACCAGTAGATAACGACGGTGATGGCATCCCGTTATCGCTTCAGGTGAAGTATGCTTGTAACGGTATTAACGAAGGTGCATCCACGTTAAATCGTAAAGGCACCTACAAAATTGTCGACTTTAACGATGAATCGGGAAATGAAAACATGGGTTGGGGCGGTGGATATCGCTATGACTTTGATTTTTCAAATCAGTACGTCGCCGGCCATGAGGAATTCAAAGACACTTATGACGGATTTTTTGAAGTAAAGAAGACTTCTTCAGCGATTCGTTATTCTTCAGGATACACAGGGACTGTTGATGGCTTTAATAAAAATCCGAAGTACTTTGAATGGAATTGGAACTGGCAAAGTCAGTGGGACAATGTTTACATCCCGGACGACATGAGCCAACCCTATCAAAAAGGAAGCGCCAAGTTTGATGGTTTTTTTGCGGTGACCGGGACCATGGAGCCGGATCAGAGCAATCAACAAACGAAAGTGAAAGTGGTCTTTAAGCTTAAATCAACGGGCTTAAAATATGACCGCTCTTGCTCTCAGCATTGGAGCGAAGGCAGCATTATATTCTTAGATGGATCTAACAATGAGATCCGTTATGAATATTCATGCAGCGGTTCTAAAGCTTATTTTAATGGAACAGAAGTAACGAATTCTCTTGTGCGTTTGTAATTGCATCCTATAGATGCGCAAGATTATGTGTTCACAGCCCCACGGGCCGATCCAAAGGCCGTGGGGCTCACTAAGTCCAATTTTCGTCTCAAACTGAGACAGTCAAAGTTTCAAACAACTGGTGCCTGAAAAGCGCCTGGGGGCACTTTGTCCTACCTTAAAATCAAAATAATTGCAGTTAGATAGGTAAGGTTTTTGAATTACCAGGGTTTATGGTGAAATGCCTATCTCTCTGCTTAAAGTTGACGACACTCCTGGTGGGAACGCTAGCAAGTGCCTCCGTGGCTCTTGCCGACGTTACTCTGTATGCTTGGGAAAGGGGTCACAAGGCGCCTGCGATTATTATCCCCGTGAGAGAGGGACAAAGCCCTCTTGAAGTTTGGGAAAGCTACGTTGAGAATTTAAAGACCCACGCTGATCTGAATAGCTTTACTCCCCCAGCAGATTTAGAAAAACCAACGGAGCAAAGTTTTAAAAAATTAAGTTATGAGCCAGAAAAGCATTCCTTACTTTTAGCTAATACCAAGAATGATTTATCTCCCGCTCAAACGCGCCCCACGAACTGGACAAAGCTGATGTTGGATCGCGGGATTAAAAACTTTGTTTTGCCGCCAGCAGTGGGGTCGGTATTGTCTAAAAATCATCGTGATCTTTTTCATAAAGAAGTAGCGGCTCACTTTTCAATTTTATTTCCCTTAGGGGGCGCTGATGTAGATCCGCATATATATGGGGATATCCCAAATGGGGCGCGAGGCTATAACGGCGTTTTAGATATTTATGAAAAAGAATTGATTCAGAAATACATTCAGTCAGAAAAAGGTTTTGTATACGCGACTTGCCGAGGGGCTCAGATGACTGCGGCATCAATGGGTTATAAAATCGTGCAAGACGTCCCTTCGCAAGTAAAGACCGCCCATGAACATTGGGATGTGGGACATGACGTGATTATTGATTCTAAGAATGAGCTGATGGCCAAGATCTGGAAGGGCTTAGAAAAAATATTTATTTATTCTTACCATCATCAGGCCATCGACTATAAACCTATTGGCCCTTTGACGTTAGCGGGTGTCGCGGCGGATGGAATCCCAGAAATTTTAGTTTTTAAAAATGGTCGTGGTCTTTTGATGCAAGGTCATCCTGAATTGACATTAGGTGGTCGTCAAAACATCGGTGATCTTGATGCCGCAAGAAAACTATTTGATGGCTTTGTCTTAGAAGCCAGGAACAAGGTACGCTTTACTTGCGGCAAAATTCTTCTTTAAGGGAAGATCTTTCTTAATTTGGCATCTCTTAAGTAAAGTCCTAACCAAACAAAAGCAGCCACATAAA from Bdellovibrio bacteriovorus encodes:
- a CDS encoding gamma-glutamyl-gamma-aminobutyrate hydrolase family protein (Members of this family of hydrolases with an active site Cys residue belong to MEROPS family C26.); amino-acid sequence: MTTLLVGTLASASVALADVTLYAWERGHKAPAIIIPVREGQSPLEVWESYVENLKTHADLNSFTPPADLEKPTEQSFKKLSYEPEKHSLLLANTKNDLSPAQTRPTNWTKLMLDRGIKNFVLPPAVGSVLSKNHRDLFHKEVAAHFSILFPLGGADVDPHIYGDIPNGARGYNGVLDIYEKELIQKYIQSEKGFVYATCRGAQMTAASMGYKIVQDVPSQVKTAHEHWDVGHDVIIDSKNELMAKIWKGLEKIFIYSYHHQAIDYKPIGPLTLAGVAADGIPEILVFKNGRGLLMQGHPELTLGGRQNIGDLDAARKLFDGFVLEARNKVRFTCGKILL
- a CDS encoding organic hydroperoxide resistance protein gives rise to the protein MSKVEKVLYKAEATSTGGREGRSVSSNGVLDVKLTTPKELGGMGEQGTNPEQLFAAGYSACFLGAMKFVASKEKVTLPAETSIKAIVGIGPIPTGFGIEAELQITVPGVDRAVVQGIVEKAHIVCPYSNATRGNINVTLTVN